The Plasmodium knowlesi strain H genome assembly, chromosome: 4 genome window below encodes:
- a CDS encoding pantothenate transporter, putative encodes MTKHTYMEDRKMGEPIGSILVDETEKLVDTYRFDSTFTDGLKKSKSSSQKKDGKHGMAFHKSLAVVNVAAGLDGCDDQLLPASFRALEADLNLHPSLLGYITLAQTLMLSLFSPIWGFLSDKYSRKWMLVFGTALWGVATILLANINDFAHIIFFRAINGLALGSIGPISQSILADAAKNESLGLSFGLVQLSSSVGRLIGGVVTTTVALKYFGGIRGWRLCFIVVGILSILLSIIVALFVDDAPRQVRKKKKMEYLDGDDIDAGSNNVRIVTQYTQSYLLYQNIMELLRDSLSKKSIIIILLEGFTGTIPWLALSFNTMFFQYCGLRDLQAAIITGFLLIGSALGGVIGGHFGDIMHDISNKHGRPFLGQLAMFGRVPLVILTYMVIPQRKESFELFALSCFFLGLSSIAGVAVNRPIVSDIIRPDYRGTVFSLTIAIEGVGASLIGAPLFGYLAEKVFNYQNNNLLISEMPEELRRNNAEALSKTLLYLTMVPWLLSFVFYSLLHFTYGSEYKKMNEIIESEYKYDDEDEETVAEKAHM; translated from the coding sequence ATGACTAAGCACACATACATGGAGGACAGAAAGATGGGGGAACCGATCGGCAGCATCCTGGTGGATGAAACGGAGAAGCTTGTAGACACATATCGCTTCGACAGCACGTTCACCGATGGCCTCAAGAAGTCAAAGTCGTCAAGTCAGAAGAAAGATGGAAAGCATGGAATGGCTTTCCACAAGTCACTAGCTGTGGTCAACGTAGCCGCAGGGTTGGATGGATGTGATGACCAGTTACTACCTGCAAGTTTCAGAGCTTTGGAAGCCGACTTGAATTTACATCCCTCCTTATTAGGGTATATCACCCTGGCGCAAACGTTAATGTTAAGTCTGTTCAGCCCTATCTGGGGATTTCTCTCCGATAAGTATTCGCGAAAGTGGATGCTTGTGTTTGGTACAGCCTTGTGGGGAGTTGCAACTATATTGCTAGCGAACATAAATGATTTTGCacacattatattttttagagCAATAAATGGATTAGCCTTAGGTAGTATAGGTCCCATCTCACAGAGTATACTGGCCGATGCAGCGAAGAATGAATCTCTTGGGTTGTCATTCGGATTGGTACAGCTCTCTTCCAGTGTGGGTAGATTAATCGGAGGGGTAGTAACCACCACAGTAGCgttaaaatattttggaGGAATAAGAGGATGGAGATTATGTTTCATCGTTGTAGGAATTTTGAGCATTTTGCTAAGTATCATAGTGGCCCTCTTTGTAGACGACGCTCCAAGACAGGTtcggaaaaagaagaagatggagTACCTAGATGGGGACGACATAGATGCAGGGTCTAATAATGTTAGAATAGTGACTCAGTACACGCAGTCATATTTGTTATACCAGAACATTATGGAATTACTTCGAGATAGTTTATCCAAAAAAAGTATCATCATCATTCTGCTGGAAGGATTCACAGGAACTATTCCTTGGCTAGCTCTAAGTTTCAACACCATGTTTTTTCAATACTGTGGATTGCGTGATCTACAAGCAGCTATAATAACGGGTTTCCTACTGATCGGTTCTGCATTAGGTGGAGTTATAGGTGGCCACTTTGGAGATATAATGCACGACATATCAAACAAGCATGGAAGACCATTTCTTGGCCAACTAGCCATGTTTGGGAGAGTACCTCTTGTCATTTTAACATACATGGTAATTCcacaaagaaaagaaagctTCGAATTATTTGCTctttcttgttttttcctgGGATTATCCTCCATTGCAGGTGTTGCTGTAAACAGGCCAATCGTATCAGACATCATCAGGCCTGATTACAGGGGCACCGTCTTTTCATTAACGATAGCTATAGAGGGAGTGGGAGCTTCGCTCATTGGAGCACCGCTGTTCGGTTATCTGGCCGAAAAGGTATTTAACTACCAGAACAATAACTTACTGATTTCAGAGATGCCAGAGGAATTGCGAAGGAACAACGCGGAAGCCCTTTCCAAAACACTCCTTTACCTGACCATGGTCCCCTGGCTGCTCTCCTTCGTTTTCTATAGCTTGTTGCATTTTACCTATGGCTCGGAGTACAAAAAGATGAACGAGATAATTGAGAGCGAGTACAAATACGACGACGAGGATGAGGAGACCGTTGCGGAGAAGGCACACATGTAA
- a CDS encoding cysteine desulfuration protein SufE, putative, with translation MKRREIKKIFFLYLQIIVFYSFMVSSMRRGKHHSPKKSEFKIIKRLSLFDKKKINRLKCNSLLYLKNCNLRNCKSRNSYLRDMLEHMSGGQPLRNSNIEQYQLTPKLKKTVQFFQELPNDPYRKSQEVILLGRKCPPMPEELKNRQNQVLGCQSTVYVYPTVETHEGKKIITWLGDSDGLLTKGIVYILVDGLSGYPPEEILRVNPNFITLTGISEFLTMSRINGYLNIMNKMKAFSTSIMQNGEH, from the exons atgaagagaagggaaataaaaaaaattttcttcttatatcTACAGATCATTGTCTTCTACTCATTCATGGTTAGCTCCATGAGGCGTGGAAAACATCACAGCCCCAAAAAAAGCGAGttcaaaattataaaaagattAAGCCtctttgataaaaaaaaaataaatagacTTAAATGTAATTCGTTGctttacttaaaaaattgcaaccTCAGAAACTGTAAGAGCAGGAATAGCTACCTGAGGGACATGCTTGAACATATGTCCGGAGGCCAGCCCCTGAGGAATTCAAACATTGAGCAGTACCAACTAACCCCAAAGCTTAAGAAAACCGTGCAGTTCTTTCAAGAACTTCCGAATGATCCCTATCGCAA aAGCCAAGAAGTGATTCTTCTGGGGAGGAAGTGCCCACCCATGCcggaagaattaaaaaacagACAAAACCAAGTTTTG GGGTGCCAGTCAACTGTGTATGTTTACCCCACGGTGGAGACACatgaagggaagaagatcATTACGTGGTTAGGGGATTCAG ATGGACTGCTGACCAAAGGAATTGTGTACATCTTAGTGGACGGCTTGAGTGGTTACCCCCCTGAGGAAATATTACGCGTGAACCCAAATTTCATTACGCTGACCGGCATCTCTGAATTTCTCACCATGAGCAGAATAAATGGCTACCTAAACATCATGAACAAGATGAAGGCGTTCTCCACCAGCATTATGCAGAACGGGGAGCATTGA